One genomic segment of Leptospira perdikensis includes these proteins:
- a CDS encoding C39 family peptidase codes for MVLNNVVYDSQRDNETLMKFPDNYSLRPGSQCSPTAVAMVMDYLGATRLNDKPQLVDDMISQAFKDGILITGKELQKPAVIAKVIQNYGLVDVPVEGDKKNGITKFDAIKAQLLAGNPVVVRGDFGIEIGGLNEDGTPKKVEGHILTIVGFDNKGWIVHDPWGNANKNHYGGSGMYAQYAYEKWDVGKGTAYTIIKQTKE; via the coding sequence ATGGTATTGAACAATGTTGTTTATGATTCACAGAGGGACAATGAGACCTTAATGAAGTTCCCAGATAATTATTCTCTCAGACCAGGTAGCCAATGCTCTCCTACAGCAGTAGCAATGGTTATGGATTATCTTGGTGCAACTAGATTGAATGACAAACCTCAATTAGTGGACGATATGATTAGTCAGGCTTTTAAAGATGGCATCTTGATAACAGGCAAGGAATTACAGAAGCCTGCAGTTATCGCTAAGGTGATTCAAAATTATGGCTTAGTAGATGTTCCAGTCGAAGGTGATAAAAAAAATGGCATCACAAAATTTGATGCCATTAAGGCCCAATTGTTAGCAGGAAATCCAGTTGTTGTCCGAGGTGATTTTGGTATTGAAATAGGTGGGTTAAATGAAGATGGCACTCCCAAAAAAGTTGAAGGACACATTTTGACAATCGTAGGCTTTGATAATAAAGGATGGATTGTACATGATCCATGGGGAAACGCAAACAAGAATCACTATGGTGGATCTGGAATGTATGCTCAATATGCTTATGAGAAATGGGATGTTGGCAAGGGTACTGCTTATACAATTATAAAGCAAACCAAAGAGTAG
- the pckA gene encoding phosphoenolpyruvate carboxykinase (ATP), translating into MSVSTNLRGLAELGLKPSEVFHNLSYEEIYQHELNNKEGVTSDNGTMMVDTGIFTGRSPKDKYFVDEPSSQNNIWWGPVNTKVSEAIFNELYAEVTKFLDNKKLYVFDGHAGTNDDTRISLRVVTERAWQHHFCTNMFLRPTKEELQNLHPEFTIINASGYKNTKYKEHGLNSDVFVIFHLAKKICIIGGTEYGGEMKKGIFSVMNYYLPLKSVLTMHCSANVGKDGDSALFFGLSGTGKTTLSTDPNRKLIGDDEHGWDDKGIFNIEGGCYAKTINLDPKTEPEIYAAIRRDALLENVVFDAGTKKVDYSSAAKTENTRVSYPIFHIDNIQPGSKAGHPNTVIFLTYDAYGVLPAVSKLSIEQAMYHFLSGYTAKVAGTERGVKEPQATFSACFGQAFMTLHPTYYAKLLGEKMKKHQVNAYLINTGLVGGKYGVGKRMNLPATRQIINEILNGNIEKSEFEKHPVFQVSFPKSVNGVDAHILNPRNAWENKEDYDKTAGDLAKQFVENYKKYLTGSKEFDYSQFGPIA; encoded by the coding sequence ATGTCAGTATCTACTAATCTGCGCGGCCTTGCTGAATTAGGCCTTAAACCATCCGAAGTCTTCCATAACTTATCTTACGAAGAAATTTACCAGCACGAATTGAACAACAAAGAAGGCGTAACTTCCGATAACGGAACGATGATGGTAGATACCGGAATTTTTACGGGTCGCTCCCCTAAAGACAAATATTTTGTCGATGAACCTTCTTCCCAAAACAACATTTGGTGGGGTCCGGTCAACACAAAGGTTTCCGAAGCCATCTTCAACGAACTTTATGCAGAAGTAACCAAATTCCTAGATAACAAAAAACTTTATGTTTTTGATGGTCATGCTGGAACGAACGATGACACACGTATCTCTCTCCGTGTAGTCACTGAAAGAGCTTGGCAACACCACTTTTGCACCAACATGTTCCTCCGACCTACTAAGGAAGAATTACAAAACCTTCATCCAGAATTTACTATCATCAACGCTTCTGGTTACAAAAACACTAAATACAAAGAACACGGCCTTAACTCCGATGTATTTGTGATCTTCCACTTAGCAAAAAAAATCTGTATCATCGGTGGAACAGAATACGGTGGAGAGATGAAAAAAGGTATCTTCTCTGTCATGAACTACTACCTACCGCTCAAAAGCGTGCTCACTATGCATTGTTCTGCTAACGTTGGTAAGGATGGAGACAGCGCTCTTTTCTTTGGTCTTTCTGGAACAGGAAAAACAACTCTTTCCACAGATCCAAACCGCAAACTCATCGGTGATGATGAACATGGTTGGGACGATAAAGGAATTTTCAACATTGAAGGTGGATGTTATGCAAAAACCATCAATCTTGATCCAAAAACAGAACCAGAAATTTATGCTGCCATCCGTCGTGATGCTCTCCTCGAAAACGTAGTTTTTGATGCAGGAACAAAAAAGGTAGATTACTCTTCTGCTGCTAAAACAGAAAACACAAGAGTTTCTTATCCAATTTTCCACATCGACAACATCCAACCAGGATCCAAAGCAGGTCACCCAAACACTGTGATCTTCCTTACTTATGATGCTTACGGTGTTCTTCCTGCGGTTTCTAAACTTTCTATCGAACAAGCAATGTATCACTTCCTTTCTGGTTACACAGCGAAGGTTGCGGGAACGGAGCGTGGTGTAAAAGAACCACAAGCTACTTTCTCTGCTTGTTTCGGTCAGGCGTTTATGACACTCCACCCAACATACTATGCAAAGTTACTCGGTGAAAAAATGAAAAAACACCAAGTGAATGCTTACCTCATCAACACAGGTCTTGTTGGTGGAAAGTATGGTGTAGGAAAACGTATGAACCTTCCTGCAACTCGCCAAATCATCAATGAAATCCTAAACGGTAACATTGAAAAATCCGAGTTCGAAAAACACCCAGTATTCCAAGTTTCTTTCCCTAAATCCGTGAATGGTGTGGATGCTCATATCCTCAACCCACGTAATGCTTGGGAAAACAAAGAAGACTACGATAAAACTGCTGGTGACCTTGCAAAACAATTTGTTGAGAACTACAAGAAATACCTTACTGGTTCAAAAGAATTTGATTACAGCCAATTTGGTCCCATCGCTTAA
- a CDS encoding glycogen/starch synthase, with protein MKILHASAEYFPYIKMGGLADMLASLTKEQSKTEEVYVALPLIGKLGKSPHWTGKEFPALLPQDDKIDSLVVSVLKASRFLEAEESGLKLYFFQSDLFQTLDSIYGHKEEHFRFAMFSYACYALSQILKVDVFHAHDWHTALSLALQKDSALPIPTVFTIHNLAYQGDHPFWMTGFLKEEPFRLITSPFDHDGKCNYMKAGILSANQITTVSPGYREETLSEPNGFGLSYCLRQRTLDYSGILNGIDTEEWNPKIDKRIFQTYSFLDWKEGKLKNKRELFQEMGRPSLPLDAPLVGLIGRLTYQKGFPTFLQTFTERRHLPHRYVVLGSGDPEMEDAFFQLSETLPEVFYFYKGYNESLAHKIEAASDFFLMPSLFEPCGLNQMYSHTYGSIPIVSRVGGLRDTVEESNLLKFKTGIVFEPNDTSSLGYALERAKDLFQSQEREIVVKNIMNLDWSWKKRKLEYDLVYTKAIELKI; from the coding sequence ATGAAGATTCTCCACGCATCCGCAGAATATTTTCCCTACATCAAGATGGGTGGCCTTGCGGATATGCTTGCCTCACTCACCAAAGAGCAGTCCAAAACCGAAGAAGTTTATGTCGCATTACCTTTGATAGGTAAGTTGGGCAAGTCTCCGCATTGGACGGGCAAAGAGTTCCCTGCACTACTTCCTCAAGATGACAAAATCGATTCTCTTGTGGTTTCTGTACTCAAGGCCTCCCGGTTTTTAGAAGCCGAAGAATCTGGTCTGAAGTTGTATTTTTTCCAATCGGACCTCTTCCAAACATTAGACTCCATTTATGGACATAAGGAAGAACACTTTCGGTTTGCTATGTTTTCTTACGCTTGTTATGCTTTAAGTCAAATCCTGAAAGTGGATGTTTTCCATGCCCATGATTGGCATACGGCTCTCTCTCTTGCCTTACAAAAAGATTCTGCATTGCCCATCCCCACTGTCTTTACCATTCACAATTTGGCGTACCAAGGGGATCATCCATTTTGGATGACAGGATTTTTAAAAGAAGAACCTTTTCGGCTCATCACAAGCCCTTTCGACCATGACGGCAAATGCAATTATATGAAGGCCGGAATTCTATCGGCGAACCAAATTACCACAGTAAGTCCCGGCTATAGAGAAGAAACTTTGTCGGAACCGAATGGATTTGGACTCAGTTATTGTTTGAGACAAAGAACATTGGACTACTCGGGAATTCTCAACGGAATTGATACAGAGGAATGGAATCCGAAAATAGACAAACGAATTTTCCAAACCTATTCCTTTTTAGATTGGAAAGAAGGAAAATTAAAAAACAAAAGAGAACTGTTTCAAGAAATGGGTAGACCTTCTTTGCCATTGGATGCACCTTTAGTTGGTCTCATAGGAAGGCTTACTTACCAAAAAGGATTCCCTACTTTTTTACAAACCTTTACAGAAAGACGCCACCTACCGCACCGTTATGTGGTTCTTGGTTCCGGTGATCCAGAAATGGAAGATGCTTTTTTTCAACTTTCGGAAACTCTCCCGGAAGTATTCTATTTTTATAAAGGATATAATGAATCACTCGCCCATAAAATCGAAGCAGCCAGTGATTTTTTTCTGATGCCATCTCTTTTTGAACCTTGTGGCCTAAACCAAATGTACAGCCATACTTATGGAAGTATTCCCATTGTATCTCGTGTGGGGGGACTGAGAGATACAGTGGAAGAATCCAATCTTTTAAAATTCAAAACAGGAATTGTTTTTGAACCGAATGACACGAGTTCGCTGGGATATGCTCTCGAACGTGCCAAGGATTTATTTCAGTCACAAGAAAGAGAAATCGTAGTGAAAAACATTATGAATTTAGATTGGAGTTGGAAAAAAAGAAAATTAGAATATGATTTAGTTTATACAAAAGCAATAGAATTAAAAATTTAG
- a CDS encoding DUF4160 domain-containing protein translates to MPKVFESNGYKFFFFSNEGNPREPLHIHVRKGEKLAKFWIFPLILLQENYGFNSKELNWIENEIEGNIMLIQDKWNDFFGI, encoded by the coding sequence ATGCCCAAAGTCTTTGAATCAAATGGATACAAATTCTTTTTCTTTTCTAATGAAGGGAACCCGAGAGAACCACTCCACATTCATGTGAGAAAAGGAGAAAAACTGGCAAAATTCTGGATTTTTCCATTAATTTTACTTCAAGAAAACTATGGTTTTAATTCTAAGGAATTAAATTGGATTGAAAATGAAATTGAAGGAAATATAATGTTAATTCAGGATAAATGGAATGATTTCTTCGGTATCTGA
- a CDS encoding DUF2442 domain-containing protein has protein sequence MISSVSEAKAQKVWFDEDNLWISLFDGRSLSVPLAYFPTLRKATASQLQKFEVSGGGIGLHWEELDEDINVPALLLGNNYFSQLNLKK, from the coding sequence ATGATTTCTTCGGTATCTGAAGCAAAAGCACAAAAAGTCTGGTTCGATGAAGATAATCTCTGGATTTCTTTATTTGATGGAAGATCACTTTCTGTACCATTAGCATATTTCCCTACACTTCGGAAGGCAACGGCCAGCCAATTACAAAAATTTGAAGTAAGTGGCGGTGGTATCGGCTTACATTGGGAAGAGCTTGACGAAGATATAAATGTACCAGCTCTTTTATTGGGAAATAATTATTTCTCTCAACTAAACCTAAAAAAATAA
- a CDS encoding NADase-type glycan-binding domain-containing protein, translating into MRQKKIYFFIILFMVAPLETRDREFENIYFRVNLGNDKPMAVASSYLKEPGKRNDLYHARNLVDGSLTSSWCTSKKKGIGETLYIPFYKTFNHSFINSKNKKHVITIRISNGYGGNPELFQKNNRAKKMSLEIYQLAYTDTVDINDETFPNYPRIIMEGPILNSKHEIEFEDNPSSCDIDIPIELSMPQGEIAKFAWPDLFLKFTILEIYPGSKYDDLCIAEMAVYGESIRLPPPLHPAR; encoded by the coding sequence ATGAGACAAAAAAAAATATACTTCTTTATAATTTTATTTATGGTAGCTCCTCTTGAAACTCGCGATAGAGAATTTGAAAATATATATTTTCGTGTAAACTTGGGGAATGATAAGCCCATGGCTGTTGCTAGCTCCTATCTTAAAGAACCAGGAAAAAGAAATGATTTGTATCATGCAAGAAATCTTGTAGATGGTTCGCTAACTTCATCTTGGTGCACAAGTAAAAAAAAAGGAATCGGTGAGACCTTATACATTCCGTTTTACAAAACCTTTAATCATTCTTTTATTAATTCCAAGAATAAAAAACACGTAATTACGATTCGCATTTCTAATGGCTACGGAGGCAATCCTGAATTGTTTCAGAAAAATAATCGCGCAAAGAAAATGTCTCTTGAAATTTATCAATTGGCATACACAGACACGGTTGACATTAATGATGAAACTTTTCCAAATTATCCAAGGATAATAATGGAAGGACCTATTCTAAATTCGAAGCATGAAATAGAATTTGAAGACAATCCTTCTTCCTGCGATATAGACATTCCGATTGAATTAAGTATGCCACAAGGGGAAATAGCAAAATTCGCATGGCCAGATTTATTCTTAAAATTCACAATATTAGAAATCTACCCGGGATCGAAATACGATGATTTGTGTATTGCTGAAATGGCAGTATATGGAGAAAGCATTCGTCTACCTCCTCCTTTACACCCTGCACGCTAA